A DNA window from Oligoflexus sp. contains the following coding sequences:
- a CDS encoding ABC transporter permease — protein MLELRNVNKSYRMGDSVVYALRNVSVTVENGDFVAIMGPSGSGKSTLMHIMGLLDVPESGSYLVNGREVSQLDEDDLAVLRRKVLGFIFQQFNLLPRMTAAQNVALPLFYSEGKLTAEKAHEVLEAVGLGTRMEHRPNELSGGQQQRVAIARSMINKPLMVLADEPTGNLDSRSEKEIMALLRSMNEQGITVIMVTHEDEIGQQARRLIRMRDGEIQSDERLAPLPTVKNPPSLSEADTQGGSGLGHIWQHFVQGIKTLAANKVRTSLSMLGIMIGVAAVVAMLALGKGAQSAIENQLSSLGSNLLVLRSGASRGPGGAMSEAGAVTRFTVEDAELIQKRVPGVNVATANVNSRGQVTFGNKNWSTTLTGCSESYARMHAMVPDVGRFFTEEENQQRARVAVIGRTLVRELFGGQNPIGEMIKINRINFQVIGLLPEKGATGFQDQDDRILIPVETAMHRVMGKEYVDFIEIEVTNADQMDEVQDRTQELMYARKRVPPSRQEDAFTIRNMADIQNALSESTRIMTVLLSVIASISLLVGGIGIMNIMLVSVTERTREIGLRKAIGARRADILWQFLIESVVVSLVGGVAGIALAILITVTLSAVSGWNTTITPASVTLAFVFSAGVGILFGIYPARKAARLNPIDALRYE, from the coding sequence ATGCTCGAACTGCGAAACGTCAACAAAAGTTACCGCATGGGCGATAGCGTGGTCTATGCGCTGCGCAATGTTTCGGTCACGGTCGAGAATGGTGACTTCGTCGCCATCATGGGCCCCTCCGGTTCCGGCAAGTCGACCCTGATGCACATCATGGGTCTTTTGGATGTGCCGGAGTCGGGATCCTATCTGGTCAACGGTCGTGAGGTTTCGCAGCTGGACGAGGATGATCTGGCTGTTCTCCGCAGGAAAGTGCTGGGCTTCATCTTTCAGCAGTTCAATCTTCTGCCGCGCATGACCGCTGCGCAGAACGTGGCGCTTCCGCTGTTTTATTCCGAAGGGAAATTGACCGCGGAAAAAGCCCACGAGGTGCTCGAAGCCGTGGGTCTTGGCACCCGCATGGAACATCGACCCAACGAACTCTCGGGGGGCCAGCAGCAGCGCGTGGCCATTGCCCGGTCCATGATCAACAAGCCTTTGATGGTGCTCGCCGATGAACCGACGGGAAACCTGGATTCGCGCAGTGAAAAGGAAATCATGGCCCTTCTGCGCAGCATGAACGAGCAGGGCATCACCGTGATCATGGTGACTCATGAAGACGAGATCGGTCAGCAGGCGCGGCGCCTCATCCGCATGCGCGATGGCGAGATCCAATCGGATGAAAGGCTCGCGCCCCTTCCCACGGTGAAAAATCCCCCGAGCCTGAGTGAAGCCGATACCCAGGGCGGCTCAGGCCTGGGCCACATCTGGCAGCATTTCGTGCAGGGCATCAAGACCCTCGCGGCCAACAAGGTGCGCACCAGTCTTTCCATGCTCGGCATCATGATCGGCGTCGCGGCCGTGGTTGCGATGCTGGCCTTGGGAAAAGGCGCGCAATCCGCGATTGAAAATCAGCTGTCATCTTTAGGTTCGAATCTTCTCGTGCTGCGCTCCGGCGCCTCGCGCGGACCGGGTGGTGCGATGTCCGAGGCCGGTGCCGTCACGCGCTTCACGGTCGAGGATGCGGAACTCATTCAAAAGCGCGTGCCCGGCGTGAATGTTGCGACGGCCAACGTCAATAGTCGCGGCCAGGTCACCTTCGGCAATAAGAACTGGTCCACGACGCTGACCGGCTGCTCGGAATCCTATGCGCGCATGCATGCGATGGTGCCCGATGTCGGGCGCTTTTTCACGGAAGAGGAGAATCAGCAAAGGGCCCGCGTCGCCGTCATCGGCCGAACGCTGGTGCGGGAACTCTTCGGCGGTCAGAATCCGATCGGCGAGATGATCAAGATCAACCGCATCAATTTTCAGGTCATCGGTCTTCTGCCGGAAAAAGGCGCCACGGGTTTTCAGGATCAGGATGATCGCATTCTGATTCCAGTGGAAACGGCCATGCATCGCGTCATGGGCAAGGAATATGTCGACTTCATCGAGATCGAGGTCACGAACGCCGACCAGATGGACGAAGTCCAGGACCGCACCCAGGAGCTGATGTACGCGCGCAAACGCGTTCCCCCATCCCGGCAGGAGGATGCCTTTACGATTCGCAATATGGCCGATATTCAGAACGCTCTGAGTGAAAGCACGCGGATCATGACCGTGCTCCTGTCCGTGATCGCGTCCATCTCGCTTTTGGTCGGCGGCATTGGAATCATGAACATCATGCTCGTATCAGTCACCGAACGCACGCGTGAGATTGGTCTGCGTAAAGCCATCGGGGCCCGACGCGCGGATATCCTCTGGCAGTTTCTGATCGAGTCGGTGGTGGTGAGCCTGGTCGGAGGCGTGGCCGGGATTGCTCTGGCTATCCTCATCACAGTGACCCTTTCGGCGGTATCGGGATGGAATACCACGATTACGCCTGCGTCCGTGACCCTCGCCTTCGTCTTCTCCGCGGGTGTGGGCATACTCTTCGGCATCTATCCGGCCCGTAAGGCCGCCCGATTGAATCCCATAGACGCCCTCCGCTACGAATAG
- a CDS encoding OsmC family protein, protein MKVELNWKEGLAFDVKAGLNTVSMDAKAPLGRGKAPSPKELVAAGLAGCTAMDVMAFMRKHRQDVTSFSIATDIQTSDKDVHPAVFTAAKLNFFLEGNVDPAKAVEAVQLSQTKECGVSAMLVKAFPITWEVFVNGQSVGSGEARF, encoded by the coding sequence ATGAAAGTCGAATTGAATTGGAAGGAAGGCTTGGCTTTTGATGTGAAAGCCGGTCTCAACACAGTGTCGATGGATGCCAAAGCGCCTTTGGGACGGGGCAAAGCGCCCTCCCCGAAGGAGCTGGTCGCGGCCGGGCTCGCGGGCTGCACCGCCATGGATGTGATGGCTTTTATGCGAAAACATAGGCAGGACGTCACCAGTTTTTCGATAGCCACGGACATCCAGACTTCGGACAAGGACGTGCATCCTGCGGTCTTCACTGCAGCCAAGCTCAACTTCTTTTTGGAAGGAAACGTCGATCCCGCGAAAGCGGTAGAGGCCGTGCAACTTTCACAGACCAAGGAGTGCGGCGTCAGCGCGATGCTGGTGAAGGCCTTCCCGATCACCTGGGAGGTTTTCGTGAATGGTCAATCCGTAGGCAGCGGCGAGGCTCGTTTCTAA